The sequence below is a genomic window from Candidatus Omnitrophota bacterium.
AGTGCAGAAGATATCTCAAGACTAAAAAAGAAAAACTCGGTCATAAACTGGAAAAGGTTTAGCCGTTTCAGAGATTATGCATTGAAAGTTGTTTAGGATGTTTTCCCGGTTATAATAAAAAGGAGGCTGTGATATGGCAAGGGTGATTGAAGGCGCATTGATCGCCAAAGGTAAATGTTTTGGTATTGTTGTTTCACGTTTTAATGATTTTATAACTAAAAAATTGCTGGAATCATGTATTGACACATTGTTAAGGCACGGCGCCAAAGATCAGGAGATTGAGGCAGCGTGGGCGCCCGGGGCATTTGAATTGCCTCTTGTAGCCAAAAAGATGGCCGGTTCAAAGAGATATGACGCGATCATTTGCCTTGGCACTGTTATAAGAGGTGAAACGCCGCACTTTGATTATGTCGCCTCCGAGGCCAGTAAGGGTGTTGCCAAGGTAGGCCTTGACACCGGCATACCTGTCATTTTTGGCATTATAACCGCTGATAATATGGAGCAGGCGATTAAACGCGCGGGTGCCAAGGAAGGCAATAAGGGTAAAGACGCGGCTTTATCAGCTATTGAAATGATAAACCTTTTAAGCGCTATATAAGCTGTGTATGGTTTCGGGCGGTTTAAGTTTACGGATATTGCCGTATCTGTTACAGGTTTTTTAAAAAGGACAAGCGTATGAGAAAAAGGACAAGGGCGAGAGAGATTGCTCTCCAGCTTTTATATCAGCTTGATATAAAACACGAGACCCTTAATGATATTGTAGATGATTTTTTTCTTTTATGCCTTGGCGATATGGGCCAGCCCGAGGCCTCTATCAAAGAGTTCGCGATAAGCCTTGCCCGCGGCACGCTTGAACATATAAAGACTATAGATGCCGCGATTTCATCTCATGCCCAGAATTGGCATCTTGAAAGGATGGCTGTTATTGACAGGAATATCATGAGAATGGCTTGTTATGAACTCCTTTATGTTAATGACATACCTGCAAAGGTTTCAATAAACGAGGCGGTGGATCTGGCGAAAAAATACGGAGACACCGAATCAGGCAAATTTGTAAACGGCATATTGGATAAGATTAAGGATGTCCATGCGGGGCCAAAATGAACCGTAAGGCGGATCTCCATATCCATACAAAACATTCGGACGGTTCTTTAAGTCCGGGAGATGTAGTTCGTATAGCCAGCGAAAAAGGCATATGCTGCGTTTCCATTACCGACCATGATAGCGTTTGCGGTATTGATGAGGCCATGAGCGCCGGCAACGCTTATTGCGTGGAAATAATCCCTGGCGTTGAAATAAGCGCCGAAGAATCAGGCAGGCAAATGCATATATTAGGCTATTGCGTAAACTACCATGACAGGGGCCTGCTCTCCTTCTTAAAGAAGATAAGGCAAGACAGGATTAAAAGATTTTATAAGATGGCCAATCTTTTGAGCAAGCGCGGTATGCGCATAGATGTTGATGAATTTTTAAGCTCTTACGGCGAGGTTTCCATAAGCCGTTTACATATAGCAATGTATATGCATAAAAAAGGCCTTGTCAGCAATTGGCGAAATGCTTTTAAGGAGTATATCGGAGACAATAAGCCTTGTTATGTTGCAAATTTTAGTTATACCCCAAGAGAGGCCATAGGCGCAATCAAATCCGCCGGCGGCATACCGGTCCTGGCGCATCCGGGCCTTAACGGTCTTGATGCCGCCCTGCCCGGGCTTATAGAGGACGGTATTATGGGTATAGAGGCTTTTCACAGCGAGCATTCGGATAAAACGGCAAGCGGTTATGAAAATTTTGCCAGGGCCAACAAACTTCTTGTTACAGGCGGATCAGATTGCCATGGCAGGCTTAAAGGGGAGATTATCATAGGCAGAAGCGCGATATCGTATTCATATGTTGAGGCCTTAAAAAATGCGCAAATCAATTGCTGAACGGTTTATGAGGCTTGCCATAAAGCAGGCTTTACTGGCAAGAGGGAAAACAGGTTTTAACCCCGCCGTAGGCTGTGTCATAGTAAAAAACGGCAGGCCCATATCATACGGTTTTCATAAGAAATTCGGCGCGCCGCACGCGGAGGTCGTGGCATTAAAGGCCGCGGGAAGCAGGGCAAAAAACGCGGTAATGTTTGTTACGCTTGAGCCTTGCGGCCATTTCGGGAAAACGCCTCCATGCGCCGATCTGATAATAAGGTCAGGTATAAAAGAAGTTTTTTGTGCCGCTCTTGACCCCAATCCTGCCAATAATGGAAAAGGTATTGGAAAGCTTAAGCGGGCAGGCATAAAGGTCTCTATAGGCCTTTTAAAAAAACAGGCCCAGGCTTTAAACAAGGATTTTATCGTGAGGATGAAGGCTTTGAGGCCTTTCGTCAGCCTGAAACTTGCCCAAAGCCTTGACGGAAAGATCGCTACAAGGACAGGCGATTCCAAATGGATAAGTTCGCCAAATTCAAGGGCTTTTGTCCATGAATTGAGGCATGGCCACGACGCGATAATGGTAGGGATAGGCACTGTTTTAAAGGATGACCCCCTGTTAAGCGCCAGAATACGACGCGGGCCACTTTCAAAAAATCCCAGACAGCCCATTAAGATAATAATAGACGCAGGGTTGAGAACGCCTGTAAACGCAAGGCTGCTAAGCAGGTTTTCGCCCGGCAAGACAATAATTGCCGCGTCCCAAAAGGCTTCTATTGCAAGGCAGAAGGCTCTATGCCAAAGAGGCGCCTGCGTAATACGCGCCGGCCTTGACAGCAAACGCGTGAATTTGCCTGTCTTGATGAGGCGGCTTATGGAAAAAGGCATAACCAGTATTCTGGTTGAAGGAGGAGGCGAAGTTGCCGCTTCAATGCTTGAGTCCGGATTTGTCCATAAGCTATATTTATTTATGTCTCCGGTTATAATAGGCGGTAAAAACGCTGTTGGCACTATAGGCGGACTGGGTGCCAATAGGGTCAAGGACGCGATAAGGCTTTACAATGCAAAGGCCCGAAGATTAGGAAAGGATTTTTTGGTGGAAGCTGATGTTTACAGGTATAATTGAAGAATTGGCCAGTGTTCACTCTCTTTCGCGTAACAATGACAGCGCGAGGCTTGCCATTGAGAGTAAAATATGCGGCTCTGACTGCCGGATTGGCGACAGCATTAGTATTAACGGCTGCTGCCTTACCGTGTCAGAAATAAACGGCCGCTATCTGTTTTTTGACATAAGCCGTGAAACATTACAGGCAAGCGATTTGGCGGATCTGGCGCAAGGAGACAAGGTAAACCTTGAGCGTTCATTAAAACAAGGCTCGCGCATAGGGGGGCATTTTGTGACAGGCCATATAGATTACGCGGCCAGGCTGTTGTCAAGGTCAAAAAAATCGGATTTTGTTCAATTAACGATAAGCATAGAAAGGTATTGCAGTGGTTTTTTGGCCAGGAAAGGCTCTGTTGCCATAGACGGAATCAGCCTTACGGTTAATGAGGTGGGAGAGAGTAGTTTTAATGTTATGATCATTCCCTTTACCTTGTCCAATACCACGCTTCAGTATAAGGAAAAGGGGTGCCGGCTGAACGTGGAAACAGACATATTGGCAAAATATACCCATAGTTTTTTAAGAAATACCTCCCGCGGAGTTTTTTCAGGTTCCGATGTAGATAAACTATTTCTTTCCGAGAACGGATTTATTTGATACCTCCCGCCCAAGTTAACATAAGTCGGAAATCTTCTTGATTATATGCCTTTGGAATGATAAACTAATTTGTCTGCCGCGGTGTATTAATGCGCATTGACATGAACTGGCGCGACGTTTAATATACCAGCATTTATCGGGGTGTAGCGCAGTTTGGCTAGCGCGCTTCGTTCGGGACGAAGAGGCCGGCGGTTCAAATCCGCCCACCCCGACCAATCTAAACATTGCGAATTTTGCGGACGGCGGCGGGACTGAAAGAAGAAAAGAAAGAGAGGTCGCCCTTGCCCCACCGCACCCGTGCGCGGGCGACAAAAAGGAACTCCCTTGATGATTTTTGTTGACTGTTTTTGAAAAATTGTTTATCATTATAATAGAAATCAAAGAAAGTTTAGATTATATTCTATATGCTATAATGTTAAACAATAATGAAAGCAATGTCAAATAAAATCTCCGAAAACCTGAAAAAGCTAAGAGAAAAGAAGGGCTACTCCCTTGAAAAGGTGGCTCGGCTTGCGGATTTATCGCTTAATACCATAGTCAAAGTTGAAAATGGAGTAAATAAAAACCCGACTATTGAAACATTAACTAAAATTGCCAAAGCGTTAGAAGTTGGCGTAGATGATTTAATTAAATGATTATGAAAAAACATACTCCTTTATTGGAAAAATTATTTGCAAAGGACTATCAGCTTATTGATGGGACTGATGAAATTTTTGAGTTAGATTTAGCTTTATGGGAATACGAGGCTTTATCAAAAAAAGAGTTGATTGATAGGAGTGCTTATTTAAAATCGGTTGACGGAAAAGAAACAACTCATTTCAGAACTTGTAATCTTCAAAATCTTGAAGAAGTTCATAAAAATAGTTCGTTTAGGACAAAAGTTTTCTTTCTTGACGGAAAATATTCGACGGGCTACGCAACACATAGTCTCTTTCCATATCGTGGAAAATTTCATCCTCAATTGATTAGAGCATTATTAAATATACTTGATATAAAGCCGGGCCATACCGTTCTTGATCCAATGGCTGGTAGTTCAACGGTTGCGGTTGAAGCTAATTTGCTTGGTATTGACGCAATCTCTGTTGATTTAAGTCCTTTTTGTGAGTTAATGGGAAAAGTTAAAACATTCGCATTAAATTTGGACATGAATATTTTAGAATCAATTGTCGCAAATCCGAAGGAAATTTTAGAAAAACTAAAAAAAGACAGGGCTCCTGAATATTTTAAAAATAATAAGGACGATAAAAAAAGAAGTTATTATGAAATAGTGCTATTGGCATTTTTGGATACTGTCGGTTTTGCTGGTCGTAGCAATTCATCTATTGATAAACTTTTCCCGCGCGTATTAGAGCGATATATTTCAACAATAAAATATTTTCAAGAAGCAAGACAAAAAATGGATTTGAAAATCGGGAGAAGTAAAATAATTCAAGGCAGTGTTATGAAATTACCAATCGATGATAACAGCATAGACGCAATAATAACCTCGCCGCCGTATTCTTTCGCTATTGATTATTTGAAAAATGATCAGCCGCAATTAGAATATCTTGGACATAATCTTGAAGTTTTACGGCAGGAAATGATTGGATTGCAGGGGCGAGGCGTGGAAAATAAGTTAGAAATTTATTTTAATAAAATGGATCAAGCTCTTGGCGAGATGAAACGAGTATCAAAGAAAAATGCGCCCGTTGTAATAATTATTGGCACAAATGATATTCAAACAAATGGGGTGAGATTGGAAACAAAAGTAATTGAACTTGGCGAAAAACAAGGACTTAAATTTGAACTCAATTTAAAGAAGCCAATACGGGGGCTACAGAATACAATGAAAGAGGAGTCAATATTATTTTTTACAAATCAAAAATAACATTATGAAATACACAAAACCTACAACCGATATTAAATTTAAAACAGTCATTGATAAAAATACTTTCTATTTTTTCAATCCCGCCTTTGAAGAAAAATATGAAGGTTATTTAAACTCGTTAAAGGAAATGCTTTTGATATTGAAAAATAATATTGAAACGCAAGGGCTAAAGAAAGAATTTTTTGAACAACTATTAATTGAAAAAGAAAACGGTCTTAGATCATTGCTCGCTTTGACTGGATTTTCAAACGAAACTTTAAAAAGATTGACTACAATTATTAGGGTTGTTAATGATCCAGAATTGAGCAAGTTGGTTTATAAGGACAAATGGTTTAAGGATGAAGACATAAATAATCTGAAAGAGTGGTCAGACGCTCAAATCGCAAAATTTATAAAAGAAAACGAATTTTTCAGAAAAGGAATTTTAAATATTTTCTTTGAAGGTTCAACAGTTCCGTTTTTGACAAAAACTATTCCGCTATTTGAATTGAAGAAACTAAGCATTTCAAAACTAAAATTTGAATTGCCGGAAATGATCGATACTTTAATCCGATATAAAGAAAAAGGTAGTTATTCCGGAATGAAAGAAAATAATCCGGAAATTTTAATTGAAGAAATTTTGAATCATTTAGAAATACCGTTTGAAAAAGGCGACCTCAGCGAACTAATTGATAATGCCCCCGATAATAAAAGAACAATGGATTTTATTATTCCAAACAAACAAAATCCGTTAATTATTGCTGAAAGCTCATTTTTGGTAACCACTTCATCCGGTCAAGGCGATAAGTCAAAAACAGAGATTTCCATTGATTCACTTATCAAATCGCATTATCCAAAGGCAAAATTCATTGGTTTTGTGGACGGCATTGGCTGGTATGTCAGAAAAGGTGATCTAAAAAGAATGGTTACGGCCTATGAAGATGTTTTTACCTTTCATAAGGCAGAATTAAGAAGATTTGAAAAACTTTTAATAGAAACTTTTATCGAAAAATAATTATGAGCAATTTAAATGAAATTAAATTTGAAATATCAGGCATAGGCAAGTTTATTGCTGATCAAATTATTGCTGTTCCTATTTACCAGAGAGCGTATGCGTGGGAAGAAAAAAATGTTGAGGAATTATTACAAGATATAGACCAGTCGCATCCCCATGATTATTTTATAGGTTCAATTGTAGTTAATCAGACTAAAGATGAAGGAATTTGGGAAGTGGTTGATGGGCAGCAAAGAATTGCTACTATCACGATTTTATTCGCTGCAGTTAGAAATTTTTTAAAAATAAATAAAGACCAGCAAGGAAGCGATAAGATTGAACGCGACTACATTTGTGATATTGACATTAGAACAAAAGAGCCTGTGCCGAAGTTAAGATTGGGAAATGATGATAATGATTATTTTATTTCAAAAATAGTTAAGAACGAAAAGTCAAAAGAATTAAAAGAATCACATCAAAGA
It includes:
- the ribE gene encoding 6,7-dimethyl-8-ribityllumazine synthase; the encoded protein is MARVIEGALIAKGKCFGIVVSRFNDFITKKLLESCIDTLLRHGAKDQEIEAAWAPGAFELPLVAKKMAGSKRYDAIICLGTVIRGETPHFDYVASEASKGVAKVGLDTGIPVIFGIITADNMEQAIKRAGAKEGNKGKDAALSAIEMINLLSAI
- the nusB gene encoding transcription antitermination factor NusB; the encoded protein is MRKRTRAREIALQLLYQLDIKHETLNDIVDDFFLLCLGDMGQPEASIKEFAISLARGTLEHIKTIDAAISSHAQNWHLERMAVIDRNIMRMACYELLYVNDIPAKVSINEAVDLAKKYGDTESGKFVNGILDKIKDVHAGPK
- a CDS encoding PHP domain-containing protein; protein product: MNRKADLHIHTKHSDGSLSPGDVVRIASEKGICCVSITDHDSVCGIDEAMSAGNAYCVEIIPGVEISAEESGRQMHILGYCVNYHDRGLLSFLKKIRQDRIKRFYKMANLLSKRGMRIDVDEFLSSYGEVSISRLHIAMYMHKKGLVSNWRNAFKEYIGDNKPCYVANFSYTPREAIGAIKSAGGIPVLAHPGLNGLDAALPGLIEDGIMGIEAFHSEHSDKTASGYENFARANKLLVTGGSDCHGRLKGEIIIGRSAISYSYVEALKNAQINC
- the ribD gene encoding bifunctional diaminohydroxyphosphoribosylaminopyrimidine deaminase/5-amino-6-(5-phosphoribosylamino)uracil reductase RibD; translated protein: MRKSIAERFMRLAIKQALLARGKTGFNPAVGCVIVKNGRPISYGFHKKFGAPHAEVVALKAAGSRAKNAVMFVTLEPCGHFGKTPPCADLIIRSGIKEVFCAALDPNPANNGKGIGKLKRAGIKVSIGLLKKQAQALNKDFIVRMKALRPFVSLKLAQSLDGKIATRTGDSKWISSPNSRAFVHELRHGHDAIMVGIGTVLKDDPLLSARIRRGPLSKNPRQPIKIIIDAGLRTPVNARLLSRFSPGKTIIAASQKASIARQKALCQRGACVIRAGLDSKRVNLPVLMRRLMEKGITSILVEGGGEVAASMLESGFVHKLYLFMSPVIIGGKNAVGTIGGLGANRVKDAIRLYNAKARRLGKDFLVEADVYRYN
- a CDS encoding riboflavin synthase → MFTGIIEELASVHSLSRNNDSARLAIESKICGSDCRIGDSISINGCCLTVSEINGRYLFFDISRETLQASDLADLAQGDKVNLERSLKQGSRIGGHFVTGHIDYAARLLSRSKKSDFVQLTISIERYCSGFLARKGSVAIDGISLTVNEVGESSFNVMIIPFTLSNTTLQYKEKGCRLNVETDILAKYTHSFLRNTSRGVFSGSDVDKLFLSENGFI
- a CDS encoding helix-turn-helix transcriptional regulator, producing the protein MSNKISENLKKLREKKGYSLEKVARLADLSLNTIVKVENGVNKNPTIETLTKIAKALEVGVDDLIK
- a CDS encoding DpnII family type II restriction endonuclease: MKYTKPTTDIKFKTVIDKNTFYFFNPAFEEKYEGYLNSLKEMLLILKNNIETQGLKKEFFEQLLIEKENGLRSLLALTGFSNETLKRLTTIIRVVNDPELSKLVYKDKWFKDEDINNLKEWSDAQIAKFIKENEFFRKGILNIFFEGSTVPFLTKTIPLFELKKLSISKLKFELPEMIDTLIRYKEKGSYSGMKENNPEILIEEILNHLEIPFEKGDLSELIDNAPDNKRTMDFIIPNKQNPLIIAESSFLVTTSSGQGDKSKTEISIDSLIKSHYPKAKFIGFVDGIGWYVRKGDLKRMVTAYEDVFTFHKAELRRFEKLLIETFIEK